One region of Mesobacillus boroniphilus genomic DNA includes:
- a CDS encoding YppG family protein, producing the protein MFGRRNKTTAYQPQWWDHQYNLDPNLLYGNHQGLNRQQPHPQQYNTPYWNAMPGNWPNQYMQQENPVNPYMQQGNPMNPYMQQGNSYWNQPNPMHESKNDYSKMLFQNPLEPEGDPIYGYYNPQADYQNYNPYPQYAFMPKQPSGLQSIMNSFKSQDGNLDVNKMVDTAGQMMNAVTQVSSLVKGFGGMFKV; encoded by the coding sequence ATGTTTGGCCGCAGGAATAAGACGACTGCCTATCAACCACAATGGTGGGATCATCAATATAATCTGGATCCAAATCTTTTATACGGGAATCATCAAGGTTTGAACCGGCAACAACCGCACCCTCAACAGTATAACACTCCATATTGGAATGCGATGCCAGGAAACTGGCCAAACCAATATATGCAGCAGGAGAACCCGGTGAATCCATATATGCAGCAGGGCAACCCGATGAATCCATATATGCAACAAGGGAATTCTTATTGGAATCAGCCCAATCCTATGCATGAAAGCAAGAATGACTATTCAAAAATGCTTTTCCAAAACCCGCTTGAGCCTGAGGGGGACCCTATTTACGGGTACTATAACCCTCAAGCGGATTATCAGAACTACAATCCATATCCACAATATGCGTTCATGCCTAAGCAGCCCTCTGGCTTGCAGTCCATCATGAACTCTTTTAAAAGCCAGGATGGCAATCTGGATGTTAACAAAATGGTTGATACGGCCGGACAGATGATGAATGCAGTAACGCAGGTCTCTTCACTTGTCAAAGGCTTTGGCGGGATGTTTAAAGTCTAA
- a CDS encoding THUMP domain-containing class I SAM-dependent RNA methyltransferase: MKNFDIIATSAMGLEAIVAKEVRDLGYECQVENGKITYKGDVRAIARSNMWLRTADRIKIKIGEFKAYTFDELFEKTKALPWEEFLPENAEFPVSGKSVKSKLFSVSDCQAIVKKAIVERMRKSYKKTTWFEENGPLFKIEVALLKDVVTLTIDTSGSGLHKRGYRSGQGEAPLKETLAAALIKLTNWHPDKPFVDPFCGSGTIPIEAALIGQNIAPGFNREFVSEAWPIFPDSVWDEVRMEAEDLAKYDQPLDISGMDIDHRMVKIAEENAFEAGLGDLISFKQMRVQDFTTKKEYGVIVGNPPYGERLGEKKAVEEMYSQMGKAFAPLDTWSIYILTSNEDFEQVYGKPATKKRKLFNGFIRTDYYQYWGKRPPRLDK; the protein is encoded by the coding sequence ATGAAGAATTTTGATATAATCGCGACCTCAGCGATGGGCCTTGAAGCAATCGTCGCAAAGGAAGTCCGTGACCTTGGATACGAATGTCAAGTAGAAAATGGGAAGATCACTTATAAAGGTGATGTCAGAGCAATAGCTAGAAGCAATATGTGGCTCCGTACGGCCGACAGAATCAAGATTAAGATTGGCGAATTCAAGGCCTATACGTTCGATGAATTATTTGAAAAAACGAAGGCACTCCCATGGGAAGAATTTTTACCAGAGAATGCTGAATTTCCTGTTTCGGGTAAGTCTGTGAAATCCAAGCTTTTCAGCGTATCCGACTGCCAGGCCATCGTCAAGAAAGCAATTGTTGAACGAATGAGAAAATCATATAAAAAAACTACATGGTTTGAAGAGAACGGCCCATTGTTCAAAATAGAGGTTGCCCTGCTAAAGGATGTCGTGACTTTGACAATCGACACCAGCGGAAGCGGCCTGCATAAGCGCGGATACAGGTCTGGCCAGGGGGAGGCTCCACTGAAGGAGACACTTGCAGCTGCCCTGATCAAGCTGACAAATTGGCATCCGGACAAACCATTCGTTGATCCGTTTTGCGGGTCTGGAACAATTCCGATTGAAGCTGCATTAATCGGTCAAAATATCGCACCGGGTTTTAACAGAGAATTTGTTTCAGAAGCCTGGCCAATTTTTCCTGATTCAGTTTGGGACGAGGTAAGGATGGAAGCGGAGGACCTTGCAAAATACGATCAGCCTCTTGATATCAGCGGGATGGATATCGACCACCGCATGGTTAAAATCGCAGAAGAGAATGCTTTTGAAGCAGGGCTCGGCGATTTGATTTCATTCAAGCAAATGCGTGTCCAGGACTTTACGACAAAAAAAGAGTATGGCGTCATTGTTGGCAACCCTCCATACGGGGAGCGATTGGGTGAAAAGAAAGCTGTTGAAGAAATGTACAGCCAGATGGGAAAGGCCTTTGCTCCGCTTGACACATGGTCCATCTATATCCTGACATCCAATGAGGACTTTGAACAAGTGTACGGAAAGCCGGCAACAAAGAAACGGAAGCTGTTCAATGGGTTCATCCGGACAGATTACTATCAGTACTGGGGCAAACGCCCTCCAAGATTAGATAAATAA
- a CDS encoding ribonuclease H-like domain-containing protein, with the protein MSLKNKLNRLKPHIKSGIEKPKAEPAKFEETPEIPFLDVWEQEQVSPFYFDGQYCLVREVSYPLGHQHGHYQFGDLLEAVSLWNKEQTKHPLSAVGHGPAELVFFDTETTGLGGGTGNTIFLLGHASISGDSVKLKQHILPNPGAEVALYQSFLMNADYRTLVTYNGKAFDWPQVKTRHTLVRDHVPKLPSYGHFDLYHAARRLWKHKIERMKLSIVEQEVLGLERKDDIPGFLAPMIYFDFLERKNPEGLLGVIKHNETDILSLLTLYTHLTFQILGRDSSQTPRETFEVGRWFSYLGESDKAKEAFTGLLDDGNEEEISAKHALAFEHKKHKEWQKAVSLWKESAAKGTKKQRKEACIELAKHFEHREKNLEFALKYCRIAEELQKEEKAATKRDMIFNQELEKRIQRISRKEFPGQAQNSPK; encoded by the coding sequence ATGAGTCTCAAGAATAAATTGAACCGGCTGAAACCCCATATAAAAAGCGGGATTGAAAAGCCAAAGGCCGAACCGGCCAAATTTGAAGAAACACCAGAAATCCCGTTTCTTGACGTCTGGGAGCAGGAACAGGTTTCCCCCTTCTATTTTGATGGGCAATATTGTCTAGTCAGGGAAGTGAGTTATCCGCTTGGCCATCAGCACGGACATTACCAATTCGGAGATTTGCTCGAGGCTGTTTCACTCTGGAACAAGGAGCAGACAAAGCATCCGCTTTCTGCAGTGGGCCACGGTCCTGCCGAACTGGTGTTTTTTGATACCGAAACAACCGGACTTGGGGGAGGGACAGGCAATACCATCTTCCTGCTTGGCCATGCGTCAATTTCAGGGGATTCGGTGAAATTAAAACAGCATATCCTGCCGAATCCGGGAGCAGAAGTCGCTCTTTACCAGAGCTTTTTGATGAATGCCGATTACAGGACATTGGTTACGTACAATGGTAAGGCTTTCGATTGGCCTCAGGTCAAAACGAGGCACACCCTTGTACGTGACCATGTGCCCAAGCTGCCATCCTATGGCCATTTTGATCTGTATCATGCAGCGAGGAGATTATGGAAGCATAAGATTGAACGGATGAAATTGAGCATAGTGGAACAGGAGGTATTGGGTCTTGAAAGAAAGGATGACATTCCTGGCTTTTTGGCACCAATGATTTATTTTGACTTCCTGGAGAGGAAGAACCCTGAAGGATTGCTGGGTGTCATTAAGCACAATGAAACTGACATCCTTTCATTACTGACTCTCTATACACATTTAACCTTCCAGATTCTCGGGAGGGACAGCAGCCAAACACCACGGGAAACTTTCGAGGTAGGACGCTGGTTTTCCTATCTTGGCGAGTCTGATAAAGCGAAGGAAGCCTTCACTGGACTTCTGGATGATGGAAATGAGGAAGAAATTTCAGCTAAGCACGCACTTGCCTTTGAGCATAAAAAGCATAAAGAATGGCAGAAGGCAGTCTCGCTGTGGAAAGAAAGTGCAGCCAAAGGGACAAAAAAGCAACGGAAAGAAGCATGCATCGAGCTGGCCAAACATTTCGAGCATCGTGAAAAAAACCTTGAATTTGCTTTAAAATATTGTCGTATTGCCGAGGAACTTCAGAAGGAAGAAAAGGCTGCAACAAAAAGGGACATGATTTTTAACCAGGAGCTCGAAAAAAGGATTCAGAGGATTTCCCGAAAAGAATTTCCCGGGCAAGCGCAAAATTCGCCAAAATAA
- a CDS encoding DEAD/DEAH box helicase: MKVRKSMHEILQELKVSESVKKNIVHWHTIEEKEAQTEEMPEELSGILKKALERRGISRLYTHQKSSYEQIMQGQSIVAVTPTASGKTLCYNLPVLQTIIEDPNARALYMFPTKALAQDQKSEINELIQEAELAINSYTYDGDTPSNIRQKVRRAGHIVITNPDMLHSAILPHHTKWVSLFENLKYVVIDELHIYRGVFGSHVANLIRRLKRICNYYGSDPVFICTSATIANPLELAEGLTEKDMVLIDNNGAPSGRKHFLFYNPPVVNIPLNVRRSATLETRRLAGEFLKNKIQTIVFARSRVRVEILLTYLQDLVKHKLGPKAIRGYRGGYLPTERREIEKGLRSGDIYGVVSTNALELGVDIGQLQVCIMNGYPGTIASAWQQAGRAGRRHGESVVIMVASSSPLDQYVIQNPDYFFNRSPETARINPDNLIILIDHIKCASYELPFKKGDTFGAAEIEEILEYLTEERILHQNGDKWFWMNDAFPAHNISLRSASQENVVIIDQSDVANVRVIGEMDTFSAMTLLHEEAIYLHQGIQFQVEKLDWEEKKAFVREVDVDYFTDANLAVQLSVLEEDKHRGNAETEIGYGDVSVRAMATIFKKIRFETHENIGSGPIFLPEEELHTSSAWISLNKELSEFGHDRLEEGLIGTSQALKHIAPLFVMCDPSDVHVVPQVKAAHNEKPTIFFYDRYPGGIGLSEKIYTGIEEILNQTKQMVMNCQCSDGCPSCIGTDTASIHSKNDVSKLLDLFIRAAV, from the coding sequence ATGAAGGTCCGGAAAAGCATGCACGAGATTTTGCAAGAATTGAAGGTAAGTGAATCGGTAAAGAAAAATATTGTCCACTGGCATACGATTGAAGAGAAAGAAGCCCAAACTGAAGAAATGCCAGAGGAATTAAGCGGGATATTGAAAAAAGCATTAGAAAGACGCGGGATTTCCCGCCTGTATACACATCAAAAGTCTTCCTATGAACAAATCATGCAGGGGCAGAGCATTGTTGCTGTCACGCCGACGGCTTCAGGGAAAACATTGTGTTATAACCTGCCGGTACTTCAAACTATCATTGAAGATCCAAATGCTAGAGCGCTGTATATGTTCCCGACAAAAGCACTTGCCCAGGACCAAAAGAGTGAAATTAATGAGCTGATCCAGGAGGCGGAGCTGGCGATCAATAGCTATACATATGATGGAGACACTCCTTCTAATATTCGGCAGAAGGTCAGAAGGGCAGGGCATATCGTTATTACCAATCCGGACATGCTCCATTCTGCGATCCTGCCACACCATACAAAATGGGTTTCCCTTTTTGAGAATCTAAAGTATGTCGTCATTGACGAATTGCATATTTACAGGGGAGTCTTCGGCAGCCATGTGGCAAATCTCATAAGAAGACTGAAGAGAATCTGCAATTATTATGGAAGCGATCCCGTTTTTATTTGTACTTCAGCAACGATTGCAAACCCGCTGGAACTGGCTGAGGGTCTGACAGAAAAGGACATGGTTCTGATCGACAATAATGGAGCTCCTTCAGGAAGGAAGCACTTTTTATTTTATAATCCTCCAGTTGTCAATATTCCGCTCAATGTCCGCAGGAGTGCAACTCTTGAAACTCGAAGGCTTGCAGGTGAATTTTTGAAAAATAAGATCCAGACCATCGTGTTTGCAAGAAGCAGAGTGAGGGTAGAAATCCTGCTGACTTATCTTCAGGATTTGGTCAAACACAAGCTAGGCCCAAAAGCAATCAGAGGATACCGGGGTGGTTACCTTCCGACAGAAAGGCGCGAAATCGAAAAGGGCCTCCGTTCCGGTGACATTTACGGGGTTGTCAGCACCAATGCACTTGAACTTGGTGTAGATATCGGCCAGCTTCAGGTGTGTATCATGAACGGATACCCGGGAACGATTGCGAGTGCATGGCAGCAAGCAGGCCGGGCAGGACGCCGCCACGGGGAATCGGTTGTCATCATGGTAGCCAGCTCCAGTCCGCTGGATCAGTACGTTATCCAGAATCCTGATTACTTTTTCAACCGCAGTCCGGAAACGGCGAGAATCAATCCTGATAATTTAATTATCTTGATTGACCATATCAAATGTGCTTCCTATGAATTGCCATTCAAAAAGGGCGACACTTTTGGTGCTGCTGAAATTGAAGAAATACTTGAATATTTGACGGAGGAGCGGATCCTCCACCAGAACGGAGATAAATGGTTCTGGATGAATGATGCATTCCCGGCTCACAATATCAGTCTGCGTTCAGCATCACAGGAAAATGTTGTGATCATTGACCAATCTGATGTAGCCAATGTCAGGGTAATTGGAGAAATGGATACTTTTTCAGCGATGACGCTGCTGCATGAAGAAGCCATTTATCTCCATCAAGGAATCCAATTCCAGGTGGAAAAGCTTGATTGGGAGGAGAAGAAGGCGTTTGTGCGTGAAGTCGATGTTGATTATTTTACAGATGCCAATCTCGCCGTCCAGCTAAGTGTTCTGGAGGAAGACAAGCACAGGGGCAATGCAGAAACAGAGATCGGCTATGGAGATGTCAGCGTAAGAGCAATGGCGACGATTTTCAAGAAGATCAGGTTTGAAACACATGAGAATATTGGCTCAGGACCAATTTTTCTCCCTGAAGAAGAGCTCCACACAAGCTCAGCATGGATATCACTGAATAAAGAACTGTCCGAATTTGGCCATGACCGTCTGGAGGAAGGGTTAATTGGGACATCTCAGGCACTGAAGCATATCGCGCCATTATTCGTGATGTGTGACCCTTCTGACGTACATGTAGTTCCGCAGGTAAAGGCTGCCCATAACGAAAAGCCAACAATCTTCTTTTATGACCGCTACCCTGGAGGGATAGGGCTAAGCGAAAAAATATATACCGGAATCGAAGAGATTCTGAACCAAACCAAACAAATGGTCATGAATTGCCAGTGTTCCGACGGGTGCCCGTCCTGCATCGGAACGGATACTGCATCTATTCATTCTAAAAATGACGTATCAAAATTACTGGATTTATTCATTAGAGCAGCTGTGTAG
- a CDS encoding Hsp20/alpha crystallin family protein: MATNHPDRPKRQETLEQWFKSMNQLMQEKPVKGILQSIDDFFRQPFPHSSFSVGLHETEKEYIVKAELPGVKRDQISINIINNSLTILVNQTDVTSEINDIAKTEKHMASTRQLSRTIPFSVPVNERKTRASYRDGLLEVKIAKKQGKKIDILTDPEE, translated from the coding sequence ATGGCAACCAACCATCCTGACCGCCCAAAAAGACAAGAAACCCTTGAACAATGGTTTAAATCTATGAACCAGCTGATGCAGGAGAAGCCGGTTAAAGGCATACTGCAAAGCATTGATGATTTTTTCAGACAGCCCTTCCCGCATTCGTCCTTCAGCGTGGGGCTGCATGAAACTGAAAAGGAGTATATAGTGAAGGCAGAATTGCCAGGGGTTAAAAGAGACCAAATTTCAATTAATATTATTAATAACTCCCTGACAATATTGGTCAATCAGACTGATGTCACTTCAGAAATCAATGATATTGCCAAAACGGAGAAGCACATGGCTTCGACGAGGCAATTGAGCAGGACGATTCCCTTTTCTGTTCCAGTCAATGAAAGAAAGACACGCGCTTCCTATCGTGACGGGCTGCTTGAAGTCAAAATTGCAAAAAAGCAAGGTAAGAAGATTGATATTTTAACTGATCCAGAAGAATGA
- a CDS encoding Crp/Fnr family transcriptional regulator, with translation MDRNEIKRVLAKFSLFRDLDDHELDKIVDISIAREWKKNSHIFMQGDPLENVYFINEGKVKIYKSDANGREQIVAILKKGEMFPHVGFFRKGGYPGYSEVLDQASLVVVPISQFEKVLVDNPHLSIKVFKVLGEKIVDLQERLEAQILNNTYEQIIKLLIRLGELHGEKQEDGTVWLKADFTNKDLANMIGTTRETVSRTLTKMKKDELLSIDSNGNMILDPDVLMDELV, from the coding sequence TTGGATAGAAATGAGATCAAACGAGTCCTGGCCAAATTTTCTTTGTTCAGAGACCTTGATGACCATGAACTAGATAAGATTGTGGATATATCAATTGCACGAGAATGGAAGAAAAATAGCCATATTTTTATGCAGGGTGACCCTCTTGAAAATGTGTATTTTATTAATGAAGGAAAAGTAAAAATCTATAAGAGCGATGCCAATGGCCGGGAGCAAATTGTGGCCATCCTTAAAAAAGGAGAAATGTTCCCGCACGTAGGTTTTTTCAGAAAAGGTGGCTATCCCGGGTATTCCGAGGTATTGGACCAGGCCAGCCTTGTCGTCGTTCCGATTTCGCAATTCGAAAAAGTACTGGTTGATAACCCTCACTTAAGCATCAAGGTGTTCAAGGTACTTGGAGAAAAAATCGTTGACCTTCAAGAAAGGCTTGAAGCACAAATCCTAAACAACACATATGAACAGATCATAAAGCTTTTGATTAGGCTTGGAGAACTTCATGGTGAAAAACAGGAGGATGGCACGGTTTGGTTGAAGGCTGATTTCACAAACAAAGACCTGGCCAATATGATTGGAACGACTAGAGAAACGGTGAGCAGGACGTTAACGAAAATGAAAAAGGATGAACTGCTCTCTATCGATTCAAATGGGAACATGATATTAGACCCGGACGTATTGATGGATGAGCTTGTTTGA
- a CDS encoding CotD family spore coat protein, whose product MHCKPTHVLPTVVHPTKCCVNHSFTNNVVPHVHPTHTTNVNHINYDHVHYFPQTQSTVNQVTHQNHYGGPGPVPGGVAPVGPRPRPGFGGPGFGGPGFGGPGFGR is encoded by the coding sequence ATGCACTGCAAGCCAACACATGTATTGCCAACAGTAGTTCATCCTACTAAGTGCTGTGTGAACCATAGTTTTACCAATAATGTGGTTCCACATGTTCATCCAACACATACTACAAACGTAAACCACATCAATTATGATCATGTCCATTACTTCCCGCAAACTCAGTCCACGGTTAATCAGGTGACACACCAGAACCACTATGGCGGACCTGGTCCGGTGCCAGGCGGAGTGGCTCCAGTTGGTCCGAGACCTCGCCCAGGATTTGGCGGTCCAGGATTTGGTGGACCAGGATTTGGCGGTCCAGGATTTGGTCGATAA
- a CDS encoding DUF1273 domain-containing protein, whose product MAKVAAISGYKPFELGVFQHDHPSAEYIKMAIKKSLIPLIEEGLEWVMISGQLGVELWAGEAVFDLQEEYPDLKLSVFTPFLNQEETWKEANKEWYESVLAGADHVDSITKKPYEKPWQFRLKNQFFIEKSDLLVLLYDPEKEGSPKFIYETAKKFQETNEYDLRLITLYDLQMVVEEEQLKQQGF is encoded by the coding sequence ATGGCAAAAGTAGCTGCAATATCTGGTTATAAACCTTTTGAACTTGGCGTATTCCAGCATGATCATCCGTCAGCTGAATACATAAAAATGGCGATAAAAAAAAGTTTGATCCCATTAATTGAGGAAGGACTTGAATGGGTGATGATAAGCGGGCAGCTCGGTGTTGAATTATGGGCTGGTGAGGCGGTATTCGATCTCCAGGAAGAATATCCTGACTTAAAACTGTCCGTGTTCACTCCCTTCCTTAATCAGGAGGAAACATGGAAAGAAGCCAATAAGGAGTGGTATGAATCCGTTCTGGCTGGAGCTGACCATGTTGATTCCATCACTAAAAAGCCTTACGAAAAACCGTGGCAATTCAGGCTGAAGAATCAATTTTTTATAGAGAAAAGCGACTTGTTGGTCCTGCTTTATGATCCCGAAAAAGAAGGCAGTCCAAAATTCATATACGAAACAGCCAAAAAATTTCAAGAAACAAACGAATATGATTTAAGATTAATTACATTATACGATTTACAAATGGTGGTTGAAGAGGAACAATTGAAGCAGCAAGGTTTCTAA
- a CDS encoding YppE family protein, whose amino-acid sequence MENNILTLSKKLLVNVETAHKRFQHSKEEGVRGDFHTEVKPFADEVKLAADAWREIAAQWVKSNRPKNLHANQIETAADYLEVISVQAFFPETSKKRFLDQLQSVEFILNSMIIAVENARQ is encoded by the coding sequence ATGGAAAATAACATTCTTACATTATCCAAAAAACTGCTGGTTAATGTGGAAACGGCTCATAAACGATTTCAACATTCGAAGGAAGAGGGAGTAAGAGGCGACTTTCATACAGAAGTAAAGCCATTTGCTGATGAGGTGAAATTGGCAGCGGATGCGTGGAGAGAAATTGCTGCCCAATGGGTAAAGTCAAATAGACCGAAAAACCTTCATGCTAATCAAATCGAAACAGCGGCTGATTATTTGGAAGTCATTTCTGTCCAGGCTTTTTTTCCTGAAACAAGCAAGAAAAGATTCCTTGATCAATTACAGTCAGTTGAATTCATCTTAAACAGCATGATCATTGCCGTCGAGAACGCAAGGCAGTGA
- the hcp gene encoding hydroxylamine reductase yields the protein MFCYQCEQTPTGGCKVVGVCGKDETIASLQDTMIFALKGIAAYRTHANQLGFTDPFVDATTHEALYMTLTNSNFNVQEHIDMAMKVGQSAVRVMEMLDEAHTSRLGIPQPVKVSQNKIEGKAIVVTGHNLFALEELLKQTEGKGINIYTHSEMLPAHGYPALKKYPHLKGNIGKAWFDQRRLFEKFPGAILATTNCVMPIKGSYADRMFTYEVAGLENVRKIENDDFSMLIEKALELPEANMESEETLVTGFHHETVIGLAPEVIDAVKSGKIKRFFVIAGCDAPGKGGEYYRELATSLPPEAVILTTSCGKFRFNDVDYGVVPGTDIPRYLDLGQCNNSVSTVKIAKALADAFECDVNELPVSIVLSWFEQKAVAILLGLFSLGIQDIRIGPKPPEFISEGVMQVLQDTFNLKLITSAQEDLETMMGLSKTE from the coding sequence ATGTTTTGTTACCAATGTGAACAAACGCCAACAGGAGGATGCAAAGTTGTTGGTGTATGCGGAAAAGATGAAACGATCGCAAGCCTACAGGACACTATGATTTTTGCTTTAAAAGGAATCGCAGCATATAGAACGCATGCAAATCAGCTTGGTTTCACTGATCCATTTGTTGACGCTACAACCCACGAAGCCTTATATATGACATTAACCAACTCAAACTTTAATGTACAAGAACATATCGATATGGCAATGAAGGTTGGACAATCAGCTGTACGTGTGATGGAAATGCTCGATGAGGCACACACCAGCCGCCTTGGAATTCCACAGCCTGTGAAGGTCAGCCAGAATAAGATTGAAGGAAAAGCAATTGTAGTAACAGGTCATAATCTGTTCGCGCTTGAAGAATTATTGAAGCAAACAGAGGGTAAAGGAATCAATATCTACACTCACTCCGAGATGCTTCCTGCCCATGGCTATCCAGCATTGAAGAAGTACCCGCACCTAAAGGGGAACATCGGAAAAGCATGGTTCGACCAGCGCCGCCTGTTTGAAAAGTTTCCAGGAGCGATTCTGGCTACGACAAACTGTGTAATGCCAATCAAAGGTTCATATGCAGACCGTATGTTTACATATGAAGTTGCTGGCCTTGAGAATGTGAGAAAAATTGAAAATGATGATTTCTCAATGCTTATTGAAAAAGCATTGGAGCTACCTGAAGCGAATATGGAATCCGAAGAAACACTTGTGACAGGCTTCCACCATGAAACAGTGATCGGCCTGGCGCCAGAGGTAATTGATGCCGTAAAATCTGGGAAAATCAAGCGCTTCTTCGTCATTGCGGGCTGTGACGCACCAGGTAAAGGCGGAGAATACTACCGTGAGCTTGCAACATCCCTTCCTCCTGAAGCTGTTATCCTGACAACTTCATGCGGAAAATTCCGTTTCAATGATGTGGATTATGGTGTGGTTCCTGGAACAGACATTCCTAGATATTTGGATCTTGGCCAGTGTAATAACTCTGTATCCACCGTAAAAATCGCGAAGGCGTTAGCTGATGCGTTTGAATGTGACGTAAATGAGCTGCCTGTAAGTATCGTCCTTTCTTGGTTCGAGCAAAAAGCTGTAGCGATCCTGCTTGGATTGTTCAGTCTGGGAATCCAGGATATCCGCATTGGACCTAAGCCGCCAGAATTCATTTCTGAGGGCGTTATGCAAGTACTTCAGGATACATTCAATCTGAAGTTGATCACAAGCGCACAGGAAGATTTAGAAACAATGATGGGATTAAGCAAAACTGAATAA
- a CDS encoding DUF2515 domain-containing protein, with translation MTQNPQFHQLPDHEAEVIQKIRFETDDKNLDNISRTRAYLDFYLEYPEMIWAFLASMVSRNGGYNMCDLEGDWFPKMLAPPIRQRLFLTYERANWLIFRDAFSQLLLYSYSTKKRLPMFHLLKFLDVSIFMEKEWQVFWERGDKKRLLTALIINEQNVIHNPVIRHPVYKKRVFNTLMFSFEDYLHFSTVIFPTCEGELYGASVNGFKSVSKRINLGKRLASILFDHRYYPLFLEFAVQTEHTASRHDYEQYFAYDKKRDTPFLRCTFPIIQHHFHEQGDWYKLRGYHKKWFSQEINHRHPVHLTGWYKKKQKQLHALISVKELFTSD, from the coding sequence ATAACCCAAAATCCTCAATTTCATCAACTCCCTGACCATGAAGCCGAGGTCATACAAAAAATCAGGTTTGAAACAGATGACAAGAACTTGGACAATATCTCAAGAACAAGAGCTTATCTTGATTTTTACCTGGAATATCCAGAAATGATCTGGGCTTTCCTGGCCAGCATGGTTTCAAGGAATGGCGGCTATAATATGTGCGACCTGGAGGGTGACTGGTTTCCAAAGATGCTGGCTCCTCCAATACGCCAGCGGTTATTCCTCACATATGAAAGGGCTAATTGGCTGATTTTTCGCGATGCGTTTTCTCAGCTTCTTTTATACTCTTATTCGACGAAAAAAAGGTTACCAATGTTTCACTTGCTGAAATTCCTGGATGTTTCAATATTTATGGAAAAAGAATGGCAGGTATTTTGGGAGCGTGGAGATAAAAAAAGGCTATTGACTGCTTTGATCATAAATGAACAAAACGTGATCCATAACCCTGTTATAAGGCATCCAGTATATAAAAAGAGAGTATTCAACACCCTGATGTTTTCCTTCGAAGATTATCTGCATTTCAGCACGGTCATTTTCCCAACGTGTGAGGGAGAATTATACGGGGCAAGCGTGAATGGATTCAAATCCGTCAGCAAAAGAATTAACCTCGGAAAGCGGCTTGCCTCAATTTTATTTGACCACCGCTATTATCCATTATTTCTTGAATTCGCGGTCCAGACAGAACATACTGCTTCAAGACATGATTATGAACAGTACTTTGCTTACGATAAAAAAAGAGACACTCCATTTCTTCGTTGTACTTTTCCAATCATCCAGCATCATTTCCATGAACAAGGTGACTGGTATAAGCTGAGGGGGTATCACAAAAAGTGGTTCAGCCAGGAAATCAACCACAGACATCCTGTTCACTTGACGGGATGGTACAAAAAAAAACAAAAACAATTACATGCCTTGATTTCGGTGAAGGAATTATTCACTTCAGATTGA
- a CDS encoding YppF family protein has protein sequence MNVHELKNLFAETKEYTPEHVNELLDFTKKSYIQNEITILEYRNLVRELELQGAFIPEDQKEISI, from the coding sequence ATGAACGTTCACGAACTAAAAAATCTATTTGCCGAGACAAAAGAATACACTCCGGAACATGTAAATGAATTGCTCGATTTCACTAAAAAATCGTATATTCAGAATGAAATTACCATTTTAGAATACCGGAACCTGGTTCGTGAACTGGAGTTGCAAGGAGCTTTCATTCCCGAGGATCAGAAAGAAATATCCATATAA
- the gpsB gene encoding cell division regulator GpsB encodes MLSDKIQLTAKDILEKEFKTAMRGYKPEDVDKFLDTIIKDYEAMQQEIEELQQDNLRLKKQLDEASRRPSTQAAGTTNFDILKRLSNLEKHVFGDKLYD; translated from the coding sequence ATGCTATCCGATAAAATACAGTTAACTGCTAAAGATATTTTAGAAAAAGAATTCAAAACAGCTATGCGTGGTTACAAACCAGAAGATGTTGATAAGTTTCTGGATACGATCATTAAGGACTATGAAGCGATGCAGCAGGAGATCGAAGAGCTTCAACAGGACAATCTTCGCCTGAAAAAGCAGCTTGATGAAGCTTCACGCCGCCCTAGCACACAGGCAGCTGGAACAACGAATTTCGATATCCTTAAAAGGCTTTCGAATCTAGAAAAGCATGTTTTCGGGGATAAACTTTACGATTAA